One genomic segment of uncultured Desulfobacter sp. includes these proteins:
- a CDS encoding Txe/YoeB family addiction module toxin — MNRKLAWTEEAWKDYTYWQTQDKKILKRIKKLINSTMKQPFEGIGKPEPLRETLSGFWSRRIDDTNRLVYAADDDYITIILCIYHY, encoded by the coding sequence ATGAATAGAAAATTAGCCTGGACCGAAGAAGCATGGAAGGATTATACCTATTGGCAAACACAAGACAAAAAGATACTGAAAAGAATAAAAAAACTGATTAATAGCACAATGAAGCAGCCATTTGAGGGGATAGGGAAACCTGAACCATTGAGAGAAACTTTATCTGGTTTTTGGTCCCGAAGAATTGATGATACAAATCGATTGGTTTACGCTGCCGATGATGATTATATCACAATCATTTTATGCATATATCATTATTAA